TAACAtacattttaacttttttaatcaAAAGGGCATTCATAGTCAAATTATGCTAAGGTAGTTATAATTTAGCAAAATAGTAAACaccataataaaaaaaattaaaatttagcacATTATAGTTTGGTGATCAAAGTATAACATTAGCAACAGTGACATAGAAAGAGTCTGAAATTAATGCAAATATATAGTATTGCATCATCCATTCTCAGTCATCAACCCTTGGATGGAGAATGAATATATATAAGTCCCTACTTATAATCCAAACCATATATAAAATAACAAGTTCCAAGTTCAAGAGAGGGTAGAGAGAGAAGGTCCTAACCATGGTTGGTACATTAGAAGAGAAGAACCCTAAGGAACCCAAATATCTCCTAGGGTTTGCATGCAAAATGCTTGCGAGCTCCATATCCATTAATGGAGCTCCTTTATCATGATGAAATGTTAGAAAAAAGCTAAATGCATATTAAAATCACAAAAGAAGAAACTATTTACCATAGTTCAATCAGAAAGGGGCTAAATACTCCCAAATTAAGTTTTAGCCACCTTAATGAATTTACAAAAGAAAACAAAGCTAGGGTAAGTTTGTACTTAAAAACCATTATCTTCCCTTTCCCCAAGGGAAGATGGTGTTTTGATATTTTTCACATATTATTACATTTAAGATATGAAGTGATGTTGGTAAAAAAagcattttaaaatatatatatgactacATGGTCCTAGTTTTTAAACCCTAAAAACCAGATGTCAATGCACAAAAAAAGAAACTAGGGGGCATTGAATGCCCCcagtttttaaaataaaactgCCTCATTGACAAAGAGGTGATTAGCCATTTGAAAATGAGTGGCTTGCTTTTTAGTGTTGCTAAATTTACAAATTTTGCAAACCATTTTTCTATTTATTAGCCTTGCCTAGGCTAAAAGTAAGAAAAAAAAGTCTGTTTTTACTTGGCCCTTTCAAGGGCTGACAGTACAAAAAAGATGGTTACCCCAACTTAGCTGATCCAATAGCTAAAGTTGAgcatttagataaaaaaaatgcTTTGGTTCTCTTCAAGGAACCCTTGTTGACAAGATGCAATggaaaaaaaacatgcatgattCTCCATTTTTTGGAGGTGATTTATAGCCCCTACGGGGGGCTTCAAGTTAGATAGATATAGAGGGAGAAAAAAGAACCATGGTTAGGCCCAAGGTTGAAGACTTTAGAGCAGCTGAAGAAATGTGATATCATAAGCTTGGAATGAAGTCTCCTAGCATGAAGAAACAAAGTCACACCTGTGGCACAGGCAAAACACAATgaatatataaaaatagtataTATATGGTTGTAGTAGTACAATGCAAACAAACCTTATTGCAAGGGTGGAGTAGGTGCAAGAGCCATAGGTGCACCATAGTGCTGTGGATAGTTCCCAGTTGAGTAAGGAAACAGGTGCTGTGGAAACTGGACACCGTATCCTTGGCCGGAAGAGTAGACCGGGCCGGCCATTCCTTCTCCGAATTGAAGATAGGGATAGAATGCTGTTCCTGCACCAGTCATCAAGCCACCACCATACACTGGATACTGGCCAGTGGCCCCTCCATACAGACTATAGTAGTTCTGAACCATAATGACACAATTCCCAACAGTTAGGAATATTATACATATTTCTCTATACATGTGATCTCTGACAATGTAAAAAAgggatgaatatatatataaaaagtaaaattatagTGGTAGCAGTTAGAGACATTTTTTGAAGACTGTGAAAGTGTGAGGGATGGACCACAAGTTCTATGTTCTAATTAGGAAGTCGTAGATAAGGTAAACACAGCATAACTGTATGCAAATGCAAATACAAAAGCTGCTAGCTGGAACTATTTTAATACTGCCTCTACTTCGTGTATTGAGCTAAATGTTATGCTAGTTGTCCGGCaaagaaaatttatatacttttggcTTTGACTGAGCCTTGACTTTTGTGAAGAAGTGATTAAAGCTCGTGTCAGGCACCTAAATGTACCCCACCCCATTCCCCCAACCCcaatatggtattaaaaaaaAAGCCTTTGGATTTTATCATTGCTTTTAAGTATtgatatttttttttttcttccctattCAAATAACAAGTATTAAAGTACTTTGTAATGGGTTTTCTTTTCTAACACCAAAGATGAAAGTTAAAATAGAAAGTGTACTCCCAAGAGGGGCAAAAAAAGAAAAGTAAGGCTAAGTTCGGTTCAGTTCAATCAAGTTATTTGGATTTTTGAACAGTTAGATTCTCCATTTTTCCATTCTAATTTTGAGTTTTGGGCTTTTGCTTTTTATTTTAACAACATAGGCTTGTTTCAtgtcttttaaaattatttcgtTAAATCTTcataaaaaatttttaatttttcaaggaaataaaataactcttatataatattttttgaaaaatgatttttatacaAGATAAagttattttcattttcaaatataaattatttattttacataaaagaagaattaaaattaaattttggttaatttcATATATCCACAATTTTTTAACTTGTAAACCAAAAATTCCCAAgactaaaaatataatataaataagaaAGATTAAAGAGAAGGATCATGTGCAAACCGTGGCATAATTAGAGTAATCAGGTGAGCATGGAGAGTACCTGAAAGAGTGCAAAAGGGAAAATACAGTAAGCAAAATCTGTTTAAAAACAATCATAGTTTAGGTCACCGTTCTCATTCAAAAAATAGAATAATTTATctatatttattttgaaattttcggTCAAATTCTGATTTTCATCCCTATACTATTCTCAACTTGAAAATTAAATCCCTAaactttaatttaacataatttgatCCCTACTATTGTTAATATTATTCCTTAGTCCAAAtcactaatttttttaaaaaaaataataatccaaatcaTAAGGTTGAGCTGgaatttcttttaaataaaaaaaaagtgaaatttgGATATTTCAGTAATCGTGCCAAATTATATCAAACTAAATTACATGAACTAAATCTTTAAACATGGTCCAAAGACagaaaactttcaaaaaaataataaaggcATTTGACAAAGTGACACTATTTAATTCAATAACAGTTAAAAAAAAGCATACCCATAAAGATTAAAAGGAAGTCCTTGTGGGATGCCATAATAATGAGGAGGGAAGGTTGCTGCTGAAGAAAAAGCTATTGCTGTGGGAAAACACCTCATTCCCCTCAAATTCCTTCCTCCTGCATTCaccatttctattattattataatttctttctttccttttcttctttaattATAACAAAACAGCTAACCTAATATTCTtacatatatgtgcatatatAATTAATGCACCACCAATGCATGCCTCTCCTATTGACAACCCAAC
Above is a genomic segment from Gossypium arboreum isolate Shixiya-1 chromosome 8, ASM2569848v2, whole genome shotgun sequence containing:
- the LOC108469994 gene encoding probable RNA-binding protein ARP1 produces the protein MTCDKRGQFGDTTFTKVFVGGLAWETQKDTMKKYFEQFGDILEAVVITDKATGRSKGYGFVTFREPEAAMRACVDAAPVIDGRRANCNLGFLGAQRSKPSTPKHGGRNLRGMRCFPTAIAFSSAATFPPHYYGIPQGLPFNLYGYSPCSPDYSNYATNYYSLYGGATGQYPVYGGGLMTGAGTAFYPYLQFGEGMAGPVYSSGQGYGVQFPQHLFPYSTGNYPQHYGAPMALAPTPPLQ